The Coffea arabica cultivar ET-39 chromosome 2c, Coffea Arabica ET-39 HiFi, whole genome shotgun sequence genome includes the window ATCTTGTTCGTTAAAACTTATGAACCAAAGCAACAGACAAAACAGGAGCAAGCATCCTACATATACTTAACGTCATGTAGGAAATCTAGCCATCAGGATGTTAAGAATAATTGGAAGCCGCTTTATTGCCAGAAGAATTCTTTTTGAGGATGGTGTACAATTTTTGAGGATTATAAACAAATTGGAACAGATAATGTGTTTAGACTGAAAAAAACGAAAAAGCATCATGTTGTTTCAAGTTTTACTTAGAGAGCAGATCCTAGGACTAAAGCCAAACTTAGAATTTTAACTAAAATCAGCTCCTAACTGAAATTTCGTAAGACTAGAAAGTTTTCTCCAACCATAACTTTGAATATTCAGGATGTGGCAGTTATGCGGTAGGATCTACTCACTAGTGTCATCTGTTGCGTACAATTACGTGATCTTGATTGACGGATCAAACTTCAATATTTCAACTTCTATATTGGTAACTAGATGTCCATAAGTCAAACAATTGGAAGAACCCAACAGGATGAAGAAAACGGAAGCTAGCTGAAGCAAATCTATTCACCAAGTGGATTCTCTTCCACATGAACACAAGTCACGTTACTAGGGCTGATTTCTTGAAGAAATACTCAAGTCAATTCACGAAATAGAAAATGCAAGAGCCTCAAACTATCAGCCTCACATCATCAAACAACCCATGAAATGCTGTTAGATAAACATTGTTTTCTATTTGTACTTCTGTTCCTTTTTCTGTACACAAAAAGATATTAATGCACTATCCTACTTTTCTGAAGATACATTTGGCAGACGTTTTCTGATCTAATTCAGGCGCACTTCAGATTAATCTTACCAACCAACTCAAGGATATGACccaaaaacaataataaaaaaggaaaaaaaaaaagactttacCAAGAAATAAGGGCAACAAGGTAAGAAACCTGCATGCAATAAAGAAATTGTGTAGTAAAAGATAGTGGCAAACCTTGGCAAGATTGACGTAAAAGAAGAGTGGTTTCTTAGTATTAGAAACCTGAATCCTATTCTTCCTTTGTTCCGGGGCTGGTCCATTTGTTGCAACAGCTTCCATTGtcatgtttttctcaaaattcaagTTCCTGTTGAACCCACAAGCAGATTCACTCTTTGTCTCTATCTCTTATTTCAGTCTCTTTATCTCTATCTCTTATTCCagtctctttctctctctctctctctctctttttattGTATCTAGTCAATATAGAGCGGGATAATGGGGACCTATACTAGCTCGAAAAACCTGTAAGGCCATTAAATTTCAAGGGAGAAAGCTCCATGCAAAGTGCTGTGGGAACCAATCAAATGGTACAAGGCCTTTGACTAAGCAAAAAAGCATCAAATTGGTTGTTAGATAAGGATAAAGTGATGGCTATTAGAAAGCCATGCAATAATAATGGCTGGGCACATTTGTTAGAAGGCTACGCCTAAATTAGGACCATGAAATTAAGATTGATTTTGTGAACTTCTGAAATTAGTAGGTGGAAGATTATTTTGAAGAAAGATTTTTAATTCAAAGAAGAAATAGTGTGCTATTAGCTAATCTTCTGGCACTTTTTCACTTTCATGCCGTAATTGTGTGAGCTTTTTTTAAGTTAATATTTCCACGTGTTAGAtcaaatgaaacaaaataaataaaaaagaaaatatagttAACCtatacagaaaaaaaaaaaagcttttgcTCTTAAAGTAATTGCATGatcaaaggaaaacaaaaagcagATTTAATAGTGATGCTGCACTTGCCCAAAAAATTGTTAACTAAAGTTTCCTTAAGATAGAAATGTGCGggaataaaacataaaaaataaacaaacaacaaaTGAAGAATTGGCTATAGACAAAGGAAGCATTGTTTTGCATTCCAAATCTCTTaaaatttaatataattttGTTGAAATAGTGAATTTAGACGTGTGCCATTTGATGGGACAAGACGTATTCAGAGATCTAGCTATCTAAAAATAAGTGTATAATACATAAAACAATCTTTAGAGATGTCCAACAATCTTTATAAAAGTCCATATGAACTATATCTCCATCAACCTTTATAAAAGCCCAACTagaattgtgtttttttttatgcATTGATTATGATATCAGTGTATAAAAAAGTTAGGAGGAGAATTCCACAATATCAGATCCAGCATCTTTCTGCTTAGTGCTCTACCAGTGCTTTTAATAATAAACACTCACTTATAAAATTGAAAGTATTACCAGTAAGGGTTTTGGATTCTAATTCCCCTACCCTCTCCCGTTTCTTAAACCCCACCCTCCCTtgttagaaaaacaaaaaagaaaaaagtgagtgtttattatttatattttggttTGAGAAGATAATCAaagcaatttttaaaaaaattcggTGCAAGCGAAACAAACATTTGATTATAACCAAATTGATTAGATTGAGTGCCCAAATTTGACCATAACCAAATTGATTATATTGATTGCCCCAAGCCCCAACCATAAAACTTTTATAGTTCATTAAGTTTAtttggaataaaaaaaaaaaaaggaaagagctCTAgtgcaaaagaaaggaaactaagatactgtttggattgctattttttgaaatttttataaataaataaatatatatatgtatatatataatgtaacgatttgatgtatgtgagataaaaagataattaagaaATGTATTCAcgaaaaacataaaattttttattaaaaaactaCAATCTAAACATGGCTTAGACGGAAATGATTTCCATAATTTCATGTTCATTATACACggatgaaaaaagaaaggaatcgTCAATTTTAGGctaagtttgggagtttaggatagaaaagaaaagaagggaaaacttaagttatgagagaagagaagagaagggattgttatgttgtttgggagttttgagaattagtggaatgattttggatatgaaagtcattaaatatttgttcaagacatttttaaggataaaatgggtattttaaaaaactttCATAAGCTTcctccaactttctctccatttctctccaatttggaaggaaaaattttgcataCTATTCATCCTCTTAAATCAttccatttcttttcctttctttcctactaaaaactaacaaatgaaagaaaagctaactttctcttctttccctttcttttctgtcCGAATCCTCCACTCCCAAACGAAGCCTTAGAGTTAGTGATTTAAGTATTGCAAATAAAAAACCAAGTTTAAGGTAGAAATATATAGTGATTGTATTGAATAAAAGTTCActaacttttttttataataaaataaaaattttattaatcatgAGATCAAATCTGCAAGAAGTGCAGAACTAATAAAAGATGGAGGAGAATTTCTTCATATACAAGAATCTAAAAGATTAACAGCATACTTAGCAAGGTTATGAGTAGGAATATTAATCGACCTAGAAATCTATGAAACTTCCCAACACATGAAATCTTGATATAAGACAATGGTATCCTCAATCAACAAACCACATGATGAATCGTCAGATTCCAAATGGTCCAACATTTTGATAACTTTTTGTGAATCTCCTTCCAAAATAATCTTATTGAAACCCAAACCATGTAGTAATTGAACAGCATGTTTGGCCGCAAACCATGTAATTCACTAAGTTTAACAAAGTAAAAAACAAGGACTTTGAGGATAATGTCAAATTATTTCATCAATCGTAGCTTATTTACCCACATGTCGACCTATTTTTGGATGACAGGCAACCTAAAACAAAACGATCTAGAATTAATCCCTCCTTTTACTTCCCAATTTCCTTTCGTTTCCCTCAACAAAAGTTaatccaaaacaaaaacacttcATCCCTCCATcccctttcctttcctttttcatctttcaAAGATGCAATGCCTTAAACATCGCgcttcaaaagaaaaagaaaaaaaaaaagagtccaaATCATTGGAGTTTGAGGAGAGTTACTTCATTGAGCACTCTTCACCCGTTCTCTTTATCTTTGCCTTTTAAacaactactttttttttttttttgtaagtgacAGGTTTTAAATTTAGAATCTTCTATTTACAATCCTCTCGTCTTACCACCAAACCCAAGCATTCCCCCTTTTGAACAGCCCATTAACATGtatctgaaaattttttttttgaattagtattttatttattttaaggaaattttggcagagtttccccttataaatggacgaaactccctgccaacaaacccaattcaAGAAAAATTACATATGGCACTTGCTACATTCTAACTTATTCTCCAGCAGCAATAAATTCCTCTCAAGAGTACAACGTATATATTAAGTTACTTGGGTGGGGATGGAAGTTCTACTCCCAAGCAATAAGGTACCTTAGCACTTTCGAAGGGAGGGGAGACCAATCCTGTCCAGCCTAAAGGCCCCTCGAGATTGAGTAGGGAGTTCCGAGAACTGATGATAGGTTCTGGTACAGCCTTCTTCACAGCCAATGTTAGATAAGCCATCCGCGACTTTATTACTTTCTCGAAAACAATGGGAGATGCTAACAAAATGGGACGACAGCTGAAGGAGGGATCGGATTTCCGTGTCAATACTCCATGGGTAGCGAGTTGCTCGTTGCAGGACCTGAACGAGCACCAAAGAGTCCACTTCAAGTTGCACTCTCACATATCCACATGAAATGCACAAGTTAACCCCAAATAGAAGGGCCTTCACCTCAGCTTGGATACTAGTACAATGTCCCAGAAATGTGGAGAAAGCGAACAGGAGCCGCCCCTCACTATTACGCAACACGCCACCCCTTCCAGCCCGTCCAAGGTTGCCTCTAGAGCAGCCATCCGTGTTGAGTTTAAGATGACCCGGAATAGGCCTCACCCACTTCACCAACCTAAACAAATCCGGCTTCCGAAGAGAGACAAGAGAAGCATAAAAAGCGGGCCATGACGGGAAGGCCCAAGAATATCCCAGGAACTTCAGGTTGAAAAGATGCCGTATATCATCAAGAATAAACCCACAGATAGCGGTAGGACTGTGAACTTTGTCATCAAACCGCGCCTTGTTCCTAGCCTTCCAAATGTTCCAGCAAATCAGGGAAGGGATGATCCGATGGGCAAACTGTATGAATGCATTTTTACACGAGGAGAACCACCAACTGGACATGTGACCCCGTACAGAGGCACCCACATACAAGACCCCTGCAGGAGAGCCAAAAAATTTCCACACCACAATGGCTACCTCGCCCCCACAAAAAATATGATCGAGAGTCTCAACCGTAGCCTCAGTACAACAAAAGCACTTTGAGGGGCCATATATACCAAATTTACATACCGTAAAGTCCAATGGCAGTCAGTTTCGCAATAGTCGAAGCATGAAGAAGGAGATTTTCAGCGGAATAAGGTGGTACCACACCCTAGAGAAGATAAAAGACCGCGGCATATGATCACGCACCAACTCGAATGCCGTGTTTAGTGTGAAGATCCTAGACTGAGAGGGTGTCCAAACCATAGCGTCCTTGTCGTCCTCCTCAATCCTCGGGAGAGCAAACCGGGTAATCTCGGCTACTATGTCAACAAGCACCCACACCGACAGCAGTCGAGAATTCCAACCGCCACTTATAAAGAAATCTGAGACCCTGTGATCCGATACACTTCCTAACCGTGAGGACAAAGACCCAGAACCTAGCCAGTTATCGAACCAGAAATGTGAGTTCCCAGAGCGAATAACAAAAGTGATATGTCGCTCAGCCAGATCCCGCACCTGGAGCATCCTACGCCACGCGTTTGAAGCCCCCACTGAGGCCTAGGGCTGTCAACGACCCGGACCCGGACCGGATCCGTCAAATTTATCcaggtatgggtagggatttagtTCCATTATCTGGACCCGGATCCgaatccgttttgtcaaacaaaaaaagagtCGGATACgaaatatagtattccgacccgtattggacccggatccgaatataaatggattaataatttaaaatatatatatttattaatataatttgattaggatgatatATTTGAGTAATCAATATAATTGGACCCGGATCctaatcaatataatttgattaaggtgatgtatttgagtaaggttagtttgatttttttttgtattagttagaaattaatttataaatatatgtttttttctcatttttgttaggaattataaattttgttagtttttttcGAGTattcccggatccggatccagAACATAAAGTAAAAGACCCGttgggtaaacgggtcggatccggatccAATATAGTGTACCGGGTCCAGGTCTGGAATAATGAATTCTGGCCCgaacccggcccgttgacaggcctactgAGGCCCCCACCATACCTGGATGCGCATGAGCAACATATTTAGCCATCATGAAGTTAGCCCAAAGGGTCGAATTCTGTCAAAATCTCCACCATAGCTTCACAAAAAAAGCCTTAAGAACATCAGTCATGGAGCGTAACCCCACCCCACCCTACCCTCCTCCTTGGCAGCACAAAGTATCTGAGAATTAATTACAAACTACCCTTTGGAAAAGTTCTTAGTCGGGTAGGTTTAGCCCAACTTTTAAACCT containing:
- the LOC140035726 gene encoding uncharacterized protein, with the protein product MLQVRDLAERHITFVIRSGNSHFWFDNWLGSGSLSSRLGSVSDHRVSDFFISGGWNSRLLSVWVLVDIVAEITRFALPRIEEDDKDAMGVVPPYSAENLLLHASTIAKLTAIGLYGVLYVGASVRGHMSSWWFSSCKNAFIQFAHRIIPSLICWNIWKARNKARFDDKVHSPTAICGFILDDIRHLFNLKFLGYSWAFPSWPAFYASLVSLRKPDLFRLVKWVRPIPGHLKLNTDGCSRGNLGRAGRGGVLRNSEGRLLFAFSTFLGHCTSIQAEVKALLFGVNLCISCGYVRVQLEVDSLVLVQVLQRATRYPWSIDTEIRSLLQLSSHFVSISHCFRESNKVADGLSNIGCEEGCTRTYHQFSELPTQSRGAFRLDRIGLPSLRKC